In a genomic window of Actinomadura rubteroloni:
- a CDS encoding COG4705 family protein: MTTTSAVRPRRGRLLLNKVPEVTVWFWVIKILCTTVGESFADWINNQLGVGLVNTALIFTAVFVAVLAVQLRLTRYVPFPYWLTVVVVSVTGTLYTDILTDQLNVPLWISSTVFSVLLAAIFGVWWLRERTLSIHAVTTRSRESFYWLTVLVTFALGTATGDWTLDLTGWSPGASVLLPLGLIASITLLWRFGANPVLSFWLAYILTRPLGANIGDWLASPEVAASPGDPTGLALGTFTTSLIFLGLILATVLYLTATRSDVTETHRAARNPHISGDPRRERVALAGFGALAVATVVLLTVAHNRPHVAPAPETDATPTVQLAPGQAVKRFPPAEVGELRALASTALTDARSGNAKGAHAAAKALRDLWDADQNSLQPLDGTGWTFIDAQMDQVLKTFGIDHSNPPMAPAKQEAELATLLADLR, from the coding sequence ATGACAACGACGAGCGCGGTGCGCCCGCGGCGCGGGCGGCTTCTGCTGAACAAGGTTCCCGAGGTCACCGTCTGGTTCTGGGTGATCAAGATCCTCTGCACGACCGTCGGCGAGAGCTTCGCCGACTGGATCAACAACCAGCTCGGGGTCGGGCTGGTGAACACGGCCCTGATCTTCACCGCGGTCTTCGTGGCGGTCCTGGCCGTCCAGTTGCGGCTGACGCGGTACGTCCCGTTCCCGTACTGGCTCACCGTGGTCGTCGTCAGCGTCACGGGCACGCTGTACACCGACATCCTGACCGACCAGCTCAACGTGCCGCTGTGGATCAGTTCCACGGTGTTCTCGGTCCTGCTCGCGGCGATCTTCGGCGTGTGGTGGCTGCGCGAGCGGACCCTGTCGATCCACGCGGTCACGACGCGGTCGCGTGAGTCGTTCTACTGGCTCACCGTCCTCGTCACCTTCGCGCTCGGCACCGCCACCGGCGACTGGACCCTCGACCTCACCGGCTGGAGCCCGGGAGCCTCGGTCCTGCTGCCGCTCGGCCTGATCGCGTCGATCACGCTGCTGTGGAGGTTCGGCGCGAACCCCGTGCTGTCCTTCTGGCTCGCCTACATCCTGACCCGCCCGCTGGGCGCCAACATCGGCGACTGGCTCGCCTCGCCCGAGGTCGCCGCGTCCCCGGGCGACCCGACGGGCCTCGCCCTCGGCACCTTCACCACCAGCCTGATCTTCCTCGGGCTGATCCTGGCGACCGTCCTCTACCTGACCGCGACGCGCTCCGACGTCACCGAGACTCACCGGGCCGCGCGGAACCCGCATATTTCCGGCGACCCGCGCAGGGAACGCGTCGCGCTGGCCGGCTTCGGCGCTCTCGCCGTCGCCACGGTGGTCCTGCTGACGGTGGCGCACAACCGGCCGCACGTCGCGCCGGCGCCGGAGACCGACGCCACCCCGACCGTCCAGCTCGCGCCCGGCCAGGCCGTCAAGAGGTTCCCGCCCGCCGAGGTCGGCGAGTTGAGGGCGCTCGCGTCCACCGCGCTCACCGACGCGCGGTCGGGGAACGCGAAGGGAGCCCACGCCGCCGCCAAGGCGCTGCGCGACCTCTGGGACGCCGACCAGAACTCGTTGCAGCCGCTGGACGGCACCGGCTGGACGTTCATCGACGCGCAGATGGACCAGGTCCTCAAGACCTTCGGCATCGACCACTCCAACCCGCCGATGGCACCGGCGAAACAGGAAGCCGAACTCGCCACGCTCCTCGCGGACCTGCGCTGA
- a CDS encoding sensor histidine kinase: MTGFRGRAVALTVMIATAVVAVLVVVSHVLLSRVTDADSLGLARTRAEAVAANVTVRGGRVVMTENGNEALDTVSWVYADGRLIDGIAPDGVLDHVEELAGSGRSRTTTADGHLLRSRPVSIEGHRVVVVAGVDLTPYEASVRRGLAMSLVLGVLSIMLAGAVAHLAVRRALRVVHDMAALADDWGDHEPGRRFDLGVPRDEFGELGRTLDRLLERVDTALADERRLTDEIAHELRTPLTVLRGEAQLARLSGCELAPETVLREVERVDTAVTTILGTARPGSGGGTRCDLRTAARRAIAGRRVDLAVPAGIEVAVSADLVVAVLSPLLDNGLRHAASRVRITARVQARSVVTEVLDDGPGFGPAEVGRAFEAGVTGGGGHGLGLAVVRRLAASAGVEVRAIADGHGRVAVTLPA, from the coding sequence ATGACGGGCTTCCGAGGACGGGCCGTCGCGTTGACGGTGATGATCGCGACGGCGGTCGTGGCGGTCCTGGTGGTGGTCTCGCACGTGCTGCTGAGCCGGGTGACCGACGCCGACTCGCTGGGGCTGGCGCGCACGCGCGCGGAGGCGGTCGCGGCGAACGTCACCGTGCGCGGTGGCCGCGTCGTGATGACCGAGAACGGCAACGAGGCCCTGGACACGGTCTCGTGGGTGTACGCCGACGGGCGCCTCATCGACGGGATCGCACCGGACGGCGTCCTCGACCACGTCGAGGAGCTGGCGGGCTCCGGACGGTCCCGGACCACCACGGCCGACGGCCACCTCCTGCGTTCCCGGCCGGTCTCGATCGAAGGCCACCGGGTCGTGGTGGTCGCGGGCGTGGATCTGACGCCCTACGAGGCGTCGGTGCGGCGCGGCCTGGCGATGTCGCTCGTCCTCGGGGTCCTGTCGATCATGCTCGCGGGCGCCGTCGCCCACCTCGCGGTGCGCCGGGCACTGCGGGTGGTCCACGACATGGCCGCCCTCGCCGACGACTGGGGCGATCACGAACCCGGGCGCCGCTTCGACCTCGGCGTCCCCCGCGACGAGTTCGGGGAGCTCGGACGCACGCTCGACCGCCTCCTGGAACGCGTCGACACCGCGCTCGCCGACGAACGGCGGCTCACCGACGAGATCGCCCACGAGCTGCGGACGCCCCTGACCGTCCTGCGCGGTGAGGCCCAGCTCGCCCGGCTGTCGGGCTGCGAGCTGGCGCCGGAGACGGTCCTGCGGGAGGTCGAGCGCGTGGACACGGCGGTGACCACGATCCTCGGCACCGCCCGGCCGGGGAGCGGCGGCGGCACCCGTTGCGATCTCAGGACGGCGGCACGGCGGGCCATCGCGGGACGCCGGGTCGACCTCGCCGTTCCGGCCGGCATCGAGGTCGCCGTGTCGGCCGACCTGGTCGTGGCCGTACTGTCGCCCCTGCTCGACAACGGCCTTCGGCACGCGGCCTCGCGCGTCCGGATCACGGCGCGCGTCCAGGCCCGGAGCGTGGTGACCGAGGTCCTCGACGACGGCCCGGGATTCGGTCCGGCTGAGGTCGGCCGGGCCTTCGAGGCGGGCGTCACCGGCGGCGGCGGGCACGGACTGGGGCTGGCCGTGGTCCGGCGTCTCGCCGCGTCCGCCGGCGTGGAGGTCCGCGCGATCGCCGACGGCCACGGCCGCGTCGCGGTGACGCTCCCCGCGTAG